Proteins encoded in a region of the Paenibacillus sp. E222 genome:
- a CDS encoding DUF4085 family protein, whose amino-acid sequence MRYLTKEWYELCQRTGLHFGMRVHRGTYELNEALFLRRYKRKEKEYIELQREMYNTDPRFLLEQNGHVFVPAEKFFSGNEISEDDKKVYQMPAEERERIDKLIADFDVRPPFDELQHRIAFKDMQEWDYKHQKERLPKKIYEQIADIRVFTLGYCTREVMLQLKKQSAENRREMEHVSNEYRDVILAQDIPHEIRSRVQFHDCTVTELLTGDEVVIRFDTRGGFTNINKLTLVATEIIKQEGMIVGSYWLYQELYRIDNGYELHVLFYGENMPELIVRCEDILAEEE is encoded by the coding sequence ATGAGATATTTAACGAAAGAATGGTACGAGTTGTGTCAACGGACAGGACTACATTTTGGGATGAGGGTACATAGAGGAACTTACGAATTAAACGAAGCACTTTTCCTACGACGGTATAAAAGAAAAGAAAAAGAGTATATAGAGCTTCAGCGTGAGATGTACAATACAGATCCTCGTTTTTTGCTGGAGCAAAATGGCCATGTTTTTGTACCTGCCGAGAAGTTTTTTAGTGGGAATGAAATATCGGAAGATGATAAAAAAGTATATCAGATGCCTGCTGAAGAAAGAGAGAGGATCGACAAATTAATCGCGGATTTTGATGTGAGGCCTCCTTTTGACGAACTGCAGCATAGAATTGCATTTAAAGACATGCAGGAATGGGATTACAAACACCAGAAAGAACGATTACCCAAGAAAATCTATGAGCAAATTGCGGATATCCGTGTATTTACGTTGGGTTATTGCACGAGAGAAGTTATGCTACAGCTAAAGAAACAGAGTGCAGAAAATAGGAGAGAGATGGAGCATGTATCCAATGAATACAGGGATGTCATTTTAGCACAGGATATTCCCCATGAAATTCGTAGCCGGGTTCAATTTCACGATTGTACAGTAACGGAACTGCTGACGGGTGATGAGGTCGTTATTCGTTTTGACACTCGTGGGGGCTTTACCAATATAAATAAACTTACGCTGGTTGCAACCGAAATCATCAAGCAAGAGGGTATGATTGTAGGCAGTTACTGGCTGTATCAAGAGCTGTACCGGATTGATAACGGATATGAGCTTCATGTTTTATTTTACGGAGAAAATATGCCCGAATTGATTGTTCGCTGTGAAGATATTCTTGCAGAAGAAGAGTGA
- a CDS encoding helix-turn-helix domain-containing protein, with amino-acid sequence MTEHEDTNAPKKYKVGVEAALEVMGGKWKPLIIYHLMTGRKRTSELRRLIPDITQKMLTTQLRGLEKDEIVQRKVYSEVPPKVEYELTDYGWGLKPALDHLCYWGEEHLDKIHGDKFKVLEDFDSEEKGARN; translated from the coding sequence ATGACGGAACATGAAGACACAAACGCTCCGAAGAAATATAAAGTAGGCGTAGAAGCGGCCTTGGAAGTGATGGGCGGGAAGTGGAAGCCTTTGATTATTTATCATTTGATGACCGGACGTAAACGCACGTCGGAGCTTCGACGGTTAATCCCCGACATTACGCAGAAGATGCTGACAACACAGCTCAGAGGTCTGGAAAAGGACGAGATTGTACAGCGTAAGGTATATTCGGAGGTTCCTCCCAAAGTGGAATATGAGTTAACGGACTACGGCTGGGGACTCAAGCCTGCCTTGGACCATTTATGTTATTGGGGAGAAGAGCATTTGGATAAAATCCACGGGGATAAATTTAAGGTTCTGGAGGACTTCGATTCTGAAGAGAAGGGGGCGAGAAATTGA
- a CDS encoding NUDIX pyrophosphatase — MNGAEHVKQVVPIRCEGVAVVLLKKSLDQYRVLMLKRAGRMLHNEWCYVGGGIEKGEKAWEAALREVHEETGITEVRLYSANQFEQYYSPMGEYIYTAPVFVGYVDESQPVRLNHEHTQYQWMTFDEAKENAALPGIDDILDFVEKHFARKAPSEWLRINKEND; from the coding sequence TTGAATGGTGCAGAGCACGTGAAACAGGTAGTCCCCATTCGTTGTGAAGGAGTGGCTGTAGTTCTGTTGAAGAAGAGCCTCGATCAATACCGTGTACTGATGCTAAAGCGGGCTGGTCGTATGTTGCATAACGAGTGGTGTTATGTTGGCGGCGGGATAGAAAAGGGTGAGAAGGCATGGGAAGCTGCACTCAGAGAAGTTCACGAGGAAACAGGTATTACTGAAGTCCGGCTGTATTCTGCCAATCAATTCGAACAATATTATTCACCCATGGGGGAGTATATCTATACCGCTCCCGTATTCGTAGGATACGTGGATGAAAGCCAGCCTGTCCGGTTAAATCATGAACATACCCAGTACCAATGGATGACGTTTGACGAAGCCAAAGAAAATGCGGCATTGCCCGGCATTGATGATATTTTGGATTTTGTTGAAAAGCATTTTGCCAGAAAAGCCCCTTCCGAGTGGCTTCGGATTAATAAAGAGAATGATTAG